In the genome of Polaribacter sp. MED152, one region contains:
- the rlmN gene encoding 23S rRNA (adenine(2503)-C(2))-methyltransferase RlmN, which translates to MIKKKDIRALTKEQLRDFFVENGDKAFRGNQVYEWLWSKSLHTFEDMTNISKKTREMLEEHFVINHIKVDSMQKSADGTIKNGIKLHDGLVVESVLIPTPKRTTACVSSQVGCSLDCKFCATARLKRMRNLNPDEIYDQVVVIDKQSRLYHNHKLTNIVFMGMGEPLMNYKNVLKSIEMITSPEGLGMSSKRITVSTSGVPKMIKKMADEEVKFNLAVSLHSAIDEVRTSIMPFNTTFPLKDLKESLEYWYEKTKRAITYEYVVWEGINDKKEDIAALVQFCKYVPCKVNLIEYNPIDDGQFQQASNAALNNYISNLEMHDITVNVRRSRGKDIDAACGQLANKA; encoded by the coding sequence TTGATTAAAAAGAAAGACATAAGAGCTTTAACCAAAGAACAATTGCGTGATTTTTTCGTAGAAAATGGCGACAAGGCTTTTCGTGGAAATCAGGTATATGAATGGTTATGGAGCAAGTCTTTGCACACTTTCGAAGACATGACAAATATCTCTAAAAAAACAAGAGAGATGTTAGAAGAGCACTTTGTTATCAACCATATCAAAGTAGATTCTATGCAAAAAAGTGCAGATGGTACTATAAAAAACGGAATTAAATTACATGATGGCTTAGTAGTAGAGTCTGTATTGATTCCTACACCAAAAAGAACAACAGCATGTGTTTCTAGTCAAGTTGGTTGTAGTCTAGATTGCAAGTTCTGTGCAACTGCTCGTTTAAAAAGAATGCGTAATTTAAATCCAGATGAAATTTACGATCAAGTTGTTGTAATCGATAAACAAAGCAGGTTATATCACAATCATAAATTAACCAATATTGTTTTTATGGGAATGGGTGAGCCCTTAATGAACTATAAAAACGTATTAAAATCTATAGAGATGATTACCTCTCCAGAAGGATTAGGAATGTCATCAAAAAGAATTACAGTGTCTACTTCTGGTGTGCCAAAAATGATTAAAAAAATGGCAGATGAAGAAGTAAAATTTAATTTAGCGGTTTCTCTACATTCTGCAATAGATGAGGTTAGAACATCAATAATGCCTTTTAACACTACTTTTCCTTTAAAAGATTTAAAAGAATCTTTAGAATATTGGTATGAAAAAACCAAAAGAGCAATTACGTATGAGTATGTGGTTTGGGAAGGTATTAATGATAAAAAAGAAGACATTGCAGCTTTGGTACAATTCTGTAAATATGTGCCCTGCAAAGTAAACTTAATTGAATACAATCCAATAGACGATGGTCAATTTCAACAAGCTAGTAATGCAGCCTTAAACAATTACATCTCTAATTTAGAAATGCATGATATTACTGTAAATGTAAGAAGAAGTAGAGGTAAAGATATAGATGCAGCTTGTGGCCAATTAGCAAATAAAGCTTAA